The Streptomyces clavuligerus genome includes a region encoding these proteins:
- a CDS encoding DUF2332 domain-containing protein, whose protein sequence is MTRTATPGDAPRLIGELGAFATALGPTAPASAALLAGLARDIRDGGAVGRTLLGHPERTQPLFGLRALAGLHRLMVDGSAPELAARFRAALRSPGTPPSADGLWSAARDVLLRHPAVIEAALREPVQQHQPQRAAVLQDGLCLLGGGRVRLLELGACAGLGLLPDHYRWYGPAGEWGPASSPVRLPAGPRSRPGAYEIVERAGCDLAPRDPADPVDTAVLRSFLPPEHTEDLTLLEAALEVAAAERPRVDRAPAADWLREELARPVDPDVLTVVWHSLVWHYLPPVERIRVDQVLSGYAENGHRAARIALEPEAWSGPVHLRLTLY, encoded by the coding sequence GTGACCCGCACCGCCACCCCGGGGGACGCCCCCCGCCTCATCGGTGAACTCGGCGCCTTCGCCACCGCCCTCGGCCCCACCGCGCCCGCGTCCGCCGCGCTCCTCGCGGGACTCGCCCGGGACATCCGGGACGGCGGCGCGGTGGGCCGGACCCTGCTGGGCCACCCCGAGCGCACACAGCCCCTCTTCGGTCTGCGCGCCCTGGCCGGACTGCACCGGTTGATGGTGGACGGCAGCGCCCCGGAGCTGGCCGCCCGGTTCCGCGCCGCCCTCCGCTCACCCGGCACGCCCCCCTCGGCCGACGGCCTCTGGAGCGCCGCGCGGGACGTCCTCCTGCGCCACCCCGCCGTGATCGAGGCCGCGCTGCGGGAACCCGTCCAGCAGCACCAGCCGCAGCGCGCCGCCGTGCTCCAGGACGGTCTCTGCCTCCTCGGCGGCGGCCGGGTGCGCCTGCTGGAACTGGGCGCGTGCGCCGGGCTCGGCCTGCTCCCCGACCACTACCGCTGGTACGGCCCGGCGGGGGAGTGGGGCCCGGCCTCCTCCCCGGTCCGCCTCCCGGCGGGCCCCCGCTCCCGGCCCGGCGCGTACGAGATCGTCGAACGCGCCGGCTGCGACCTGGCACCCCGTGACCCCGCCGACCCCGTCGACACCGCCGTCCTGCGCTCCTTCCTCCCGCCCGAGCACACCGAGGACCTGACGCTGCTGGAAGCGGCCCTGGAGGTCGCGGCAGCGGAACGGCCCCGGGTGGACCGCGCCCCTGCGGCCGACTGGCTCCGCGAGGAACTGGCCCGCCCCGTGGACCCGGACGTCCTCACCGTCGTGTGGCACAGCCTGGTCTGGCACTATCTGCCCCCGGTCGAACGCATCCGCGTGGACCAGGTCCTGAGCGGGTACGCCGAGAACGGCCACCGGGCGGCCCGCATCGCCCTGGAACCGGAAGCCTGGTCCGGGCCGGTCCACCTGCGCCTCACCCTCTACTGA
- a CDS encoding HAD-IA family hydrolase — MPHPSRSDNSHGSTGSHGPALRALILDFVGVLTAEPGPTIRAWCTAQGLDPGAWGRTLQDDPEGRSLYTELELGRMGQAEWNARTAPLLGPGVDPVNLMGRAWEAVPTARRMAALARTARASGLRLALLSNSFGLDPHNPYTHAGIWDLFDVHVISEAVGLAKPDPAIYHHTLDLLDLPPEACVFADDHAPNLAPAAALGITTVHVTDEQTAVARLSSLLGLIPPRPLAAHD, encoded by the coding sequence ATGCCGCATCCGTCCCGTTCCGACAACTCCCACGGCTCCACTGGCTCCCACGGTCCCGCCCTGCGGGCGCTCATCCTCGACTTCGTCGGAGTTCTCACGGCCGAGCCGGGCCCCACCATCCGCGCCTGGTGCACGGCGCAGGGGCTCGACCCGGGAGCCTGGGGCAGGACCCTCCAGGACGACCCCGAGGGCCGGTCCCTGTACACGGAGCTGGAGCTGGGGCGGATGGGCCAGGCGGAGTGGAACGCCCGGACGGCACCGCTGCTCGGCCCCGGCGTGGACCCGGTGAACCTGATGGGCCGCGCCTGGGAGGCGGTCCCGACGGCCCGGCGGATGGCCGCCCTCGCCCGCACCGCCCGCGCGTCGGGCCTGCGGCTCGCGCTGCTGTCGAACTCGTTCGGACTCGATCCGCACAACCCGTACACACACGCCGGTATCTGGGACCTGTTTGACGTCCATGTGATCTCCGAGGCGGTCGGCCTGGCCAAGCCCGACCCGGCGATCTACCACCACACCCTGGACCTGCTGGACCTCCCCCCCGAAGCCTGCGTCTTCGCCGACGACCACGCCCCCAACCTCGCCCCGGCCGCCGCCCTCGGCATCACCACGGTCCACGTCACCGACGAACAAACCGCCGTCGCCCGCCTGTCCTCGCTCCTCGGCCTCATACCGCCACGCCCGCTCGCCGCCCACGACTGA
- a CDS encoding polyprenyl synthetase family protein, giving the protein MSGIESPVTNTVPDSLNGHPWGVLIPWDQQVREDTLAVIDRACPPGSRLHDPVRAIVTTALQQQGPLSNRLFALAVLGAISGNPAPAVPVAVASTLWFAGTEALDDLVDAAPGDHGSAHELLIGGVLCLGVLPEAAVEGPGVPAELARGWRRDLGWSTVAAGAGQLDDTARDSEALTWERVMRAYTGKTGAGYGRDARMAARAAVTDPRALEAWTVLGQLLGVLRQVHNDNADVTPETDEDLANGTPTLLLAHALASADPRERNRMHTLRTAARADLTARAELRALLHCPPVVDGYRRRVGALHSRARNLLDHLADASPYRDAIGNRIDQSALLGMPEPAGAGSE; this is encoded by the coding sequence GTGAGCGGCATCGAATCCCCCGTGACGAACACGGTCCCGGACTCTCTCAACGGGCATCCCTGGGGGGTTCTGATCCCCTGGGACCAGCAGGTGCGAGAGGACACCCTCGCCGTGATCGACCGCGCCTGCCCGCCCGGAAGCAGGCTCCACGACCCCGTCCGCGCCATCGTCACCACCGCGCTCCAGCAGCAGGGCCCCCTGTCCAACCGCCTGTTCGCCCTCGCCGTCCTGGGCGCCATCAGCGGGAACCCCGCCCCCGCCGTCCCGGTCGCCGTGGCCTCCACCCTGTGGTTCGCGGGCACCGAAGCCCTGGACGACCTCGTCGACGCCGCCCCGGGCGACCACGGCAGCGCCCATGAACTCCTCATCGGCGGCGTCCTGTGCCTGGGCGTCCTGCCCGAGGCGGCCGTCGAAGGACCCGGCGTCCCCGCGGAACTCGCCCGCGGCTGGCGGCGTGACCTCGGCTGGAGCACCGTCGCCGCGGGCGCCGGACAACTCGACGACACCGCACGCGACAGCGAGGCGCTGACCTGGGAACGGGTGATGCGCGCCTACACCGGCAAGACCGGCGCCGGATACGGCAGGGACGCCCGTATGGCCGCGCGCGCCGCCGTCACCGACCCCCGCGCCCTGGAGGCGTGGACCGTACTCGGCCAACTCCTCGGCGTCCTGCGGCAGGTCCACAACGACAACGCCGACGTCACCCCCGAGACCGACGAGGACCTCGCCAACGGCACCCCCACCCTGCTGCTCGCCCACGCCCTGGCGAGCGCCGACCCCCGCGAACGGAACCGCATGCACACCCTTCGTACGGCCGCCCGCGCCGACCTGACCGCACGGGCCGAACTGCGCGCCCTGCTGCACTGCCCGCCCGTCGTCGACGGCTACCGCCGCCGGGTCGGCGCCCTGCACTCCCGCGCCCGCAACCTGCTCGACCACCTCGCCGACGCCTCCCCGTACCGCGACGCCATCGGCAACAGGATCGACCAGTCCGCCCTGCTGGGGATGCCCGAACCGGCCGGGGCAGGCTCCGAGTGA